The following proteins are encoded in a genomic region of Planococcus lenghuensis:
- a CDS encoding HesB/IscA family protein, with product MTQIVEITEAASYRVKEMMRHNEEEGAFLRVAVKGGGCSGLTYGMGFEKAQGETDDLYEQHGLQIVIAKDDAGILNGTVIDYKQSLMGGGFTIENPNAIASCGCGTSFRTATKKGSPENC from the coding sequence GTGACACAAATTGTGGAAATCACTGAAGCAGCTTCTTACCGGGTAAAGGAAATGATGCGACATAATGAAGAAGAAGGCGCATTCCTCCGGGTTGCTGTAAAAGGCGGCGGCTGCAGCGGACTGACATATGGCATGGGATTTGAGAAAGCACAAGGCGAGACAGACGACCTGTACGAACAGCATGGTCTGCAAATTGTAATAGCTAAAGATGATGCCGGCATTCTGAACGGGACGGTCATCGATTACAAACAATCGCTGATGGGCGGCGGATTCACGATTGAAAACCCGAACGCCATCGCATCATGCGGCTGCGGAACAAGCTTCCGTACAGCCACCAAAAAAGGCTCACCTGAAAACTGCTGA
- a CDS encoding NifU family protein — translation MTEAVMEDQVQEVLDKLRPFLLRDGGDCELVDVEDGIVRLRLLGACGSCPSSTITLKAGIERALLEEVPGVVEVEQVF, via the coding sequence ATGACTGAAGCTGTAATGGAAGATCAAGTACAGGAAGTTCTAGATAAATTGCGTCCATTTCTTTTGCGGGATGGTGGGGATTGTGAACTCGTTGACGTGGAGGATGGAATTGTAAGACTCCGGCTCCTCGGTGCATGCGGCAGCTGCCCGAGCTCAACAATTACATTGAAAGCCGGCATTGAACGGGCTCTTCTTGAAGAAGTGCCGGGCGTTGTGGAAGTAGAACAAGTATTTTAA
- a CDS encoding leucyl aminopeptidase, translated as MNIEVLTDQQDCQADVLIVGLSRQAAETTGWGNIEKRFEGRLNGWIENGLSDEVKALTEYPALTGEISRVLFIGLGERKELTEDTLRTAFGLAGQHLKKKKAVRAAIHIDSFTSETITADNVAYLATEGIRMGSYQYSGLKTNAEEGVFPEEAVLLTSADAEETAAAALIGSVFADAVNEARTLVNMPANVLTAVRMAAYAEELADEYGFETEILGKQEMEERGMGAILAVNQGSVEEPRLIVLKYKATEDFSDPLALVGKGITFDTGGYSLKPKDGIVGMKGDMGGAAAVLGAMRIIGELKPKKNVMAVIASTDNMVSGNAFKPDDVITSLSGKTIEILNTDAEGRLVLADAVTYAKQLGASRIVNVATLTGGVIVALGMDKTGALTNDEAFFETFLEAAVETDEFVWRLPLTENDRKRLRKSDVADLNNSPGRDGHMIFGGGFVGEFVGDTPWIHLDIAGTSNAASAHDLGPKGGTGVMVRTLAMLVEQLAETEE; from the coding sequence ATGAATATTGAAGTACTGACAGACCAGCAGGATTGCCAAGCGGATGTTTTAATTGTCGGCTTAAGCCGGCAGGCAGCAGAGACAACAGGCTGGGGAAACATTGAAAAACGATTTGAGGGCCGGTTGAACGGGTGGATTGAAAATGGTCTGTCCGATGAAGTGAAAGCGCTGACGGAATACCCGGCACTGACAGGTGAAATTTCACGCGTACTGTTTATCGGTCTTGGAGAGCGGAAAGAATTGACGGAAGATACACTGCGCACGGCGTTCGGCCTGGCCGGCCAACATTTAAAAAAGAAAAAAGCAGTACGTGCTGCCATACATATCGATTCCTTCACCTCGGAAACGATTACAGCGGACAATGTTGCCTATTTGGCTACGGAAGGCATTCGCATGGGCAGTTACCAGTACAGCGGGCTGAAAACGAACGCGGAAGAAGGAGTATTTCCTGAAGAAGCTGTTCTGCTTACGTCAGCTGACGCTGAAGAAACGGCGGCAGCTGCGCTGATCGGCAGTGTGTTCGCTGATGCTGTGAACGAAGCCCGCACACTCGTGAATATGCCAGCAAACGTGCTGACGGCCGTCCGGATGGCTGCTTACGCAGAAGAACTGGCGGATGAATACGGTTTTGAAACGGAAATTTTAGGGAAGCAGGAAATGGAAGAACGCGGAATGGGTGCGATTCTGGCAGTAAATCAAGGATCGGTGGAAGAGCCGCGTCTGATTGTCTTAAAGTACAAAGCGACGGAAGACTTCAGTGATCCGTTGGCGCTTGTCGGAAAAGGCATAACATTTGATACGGGTGGCTATTCACTGAAGCCCAAAGACGGCATTGTAGGGATGAAAGGGGACATGGGCGGAGCTGCGGCTGTGCTCGGCGCTATGCGGATTATTGGGGAGTTGAAGCCCAAGAAGAACGTCATGGCTGTTATTGCTTCGACGGATAACATGGTCTCCGGCAATGCATTTAAACCGGATGATGTCATTACCTCGTTGAGCGGAAAAACCATTGAAATTTTGAACACGGATGCAGAAGGCCGCCTTGTATTGGCAGATGCCGTAACATATGCCAAGCAATTGGGGGCAAGCCGCATCGTCAATGTTGCGACACTGACAGGCGGTGTCATCGTGGCATTGGGAATGGATAAAACGGGAGCTTTAACGAATGATGAAGCATTTTTCGAAACGTTTCTGGAAGCGGCGGTGGAAACAGACGAATTTGTTTGGCGCCTTCCGCTCACGGAAAATGATAGAAAACGTCTCCGGAAAAGCGATGTAGCCGATTTGAACAATTCACCCGGCCGGGACGGGCACATGATTTTCGGCGGGGGATTTGTCGGTGAATTTGTGGGAGATACGCCATGGATCCATCTGGATATCGCCGGTACATCCAACGCAGCTTCTGCCCACGACCTAGGCCCAAAAGGCGGGACAGGAGTCATGGTCCGGACACTTGCAATGCTTGTTGAACAGCTGGCAGAAACAGAGGAATAG
- the mnhG gene encoding monovalent cation/H(+) antiporter subunit G — protein MTETAIVNGLTIIFISLGVIFSLVTALGLIRLPDVYTRSHASSKSATLGVLGILAGTFIYFWLAEGHMNSRLILAIIFLFVTSPLSGHLIGRSAYISGVQPTDLTEHDALKQVIAEKKRKQ, from the coding sequence TTGACCGAAACAGCGATCGTTAATGGGCTCACGATTATATTCATCAGTTTAGGGGTGATATTCAGCCTGGTTACGGCTCTGGGGCTCATCCGGCTTCCGGACGTTTATACGCGTTCACACGCCTCTTCTAAAAGTGCGACACTGGGTGTCCTTGGCATACTGGCCGGAACGTTCATTTATTTTTGGCTGGCTGAAGGCCATATGAATTCCAGATTGATTCTTGCCATCATCTTTCTCTTTGTCACTTCTCCGCTTTCCGGTCATTTAATCGGCCGTTCTGCCTATATTTCTGGTGTGCAGCCAACAGATTTGACAGAGCATGATGCACTAAAGCAAGTAATTGCCGAAAAAAAACGGAAACAATAA
- a CDS encoding ExeA family protein, producing MFESFFEMRATPFSRDIPTAELYESNQLEEILGRLNYAAERQLFAVMTGECGLGKTTAIRRFTDQLDPSRFKLLYLSDSKLTPRHFYKGLLEQLGLESKFYRGDAKRQLHREIELMKGIHKLTPVCVVDEAHLLDREMLEEVRFLLNFRMDAQSPMALIMVGQNELWERLQLQSFAAIRQRIDIQFRLHHLDRAETEQYMNKHLSFSGVGRDIFSESAIDEVFSYSSGASRLINKLATHCLLFAAQNGNRIIDDRMVKKVIEGELA from the coding sequence ATGTTTGAATCGTTCTTTGAGATGCGTGCCACGCCGTTCTCCCGGGACATCCCGACCGCCGAATTGTACGAATCGAATCAGCTGGAAGAAATCCTTGGCCGGCTGAACTATGCCGCAGAACGGCAGCTCTTCGCGGTCATGACCGGTGAATGCGGACTCGGAAAGACCACCGCCATCCGCCGGTTTACGGATCAACTGGATCCTTCGCGCTTTAAGCTGCTTTATCTGTCAGACTCAAAGTTGACGCCCCGGCATTTCTATAAGGGGCTGTTGGAACAATTGGGACTCGAGTCCAAGTTTTATCGGGGCGATGCCAAGCGGCAACTGCATCGCGAAATCGAACTGATGAAAGGCATCCATAAGCTGACGCCCGTCTGTGTGGTGGATGAAGCCCACTTACTCGACCGGGAGATGTTGGAAGAGGTGCGGTTCCTCCTGAACTTCCGCATGGATGCCCAGAGTCCGATGGCGCTGATCATGGTCGGGCAGAACGAACTGTGGGAGCGCCTTCAGCTCCAATCCTTCGCAGCTATCCGCCAGCGGATTGATATCCAATTCCGGCTGCATCATCTTGACCGGGCGGAGACCGAACAGTACATGAACAAACATCTTTCCTTCTCAGGTGTCGGACGGGATATCTTCAGCGAATCCGCGATTGATGAGGTGTTCAGCTATTCGAGTGGTGCGTCGCGCCTCATCAACAAGCTGGCAACGCATTGCCTGTTGTTTGCGGCGCAGAATGGAAATCGCATCATCGACGACCGGATGGTGAAGAAAGTGATCGAGGGAGAACTGGCCTAG
- a CDS encoding NAD(P)/FAD-dependent oxidoreductase, with the protein MKKLVLLGGGYGNMRVLLRLLPNNLPSDVEITLVDRTPFHSMKTEFYALAAGTASDNEVRVPFPEHERLKIVNGEIDAIKPAEGVVVMADGNQITYDDLVIGLGCEDKYHGVPGASEYTHSIQTIGNSRRTYQALLNLPAGAVVGVVGAGLSGIELASELRESRPDLAIKLFDRSPRILRDFPERMSNFVQKWFESNKVEVVANSNITKVEPELLYNHEDTIPVDAVVWTAGIQPVGPVRNMKAESDNIGRLVVNQYHQLPDHTSVYVVGDCAALPFAPSAQLAEEQAEQIVKVLRLKWANEPLPDTMPEIKLQGFIGSLGKKQGFAYLADRTVTGRVARLLKSGVLWMYKWHNG; encoded by the coding sequence ATGAAAAAATTAGTATTGCTGGGTGGCGGCTATGGCAATATGCGCGTTCTGCTGCGTTTGCTCCCAAATAACCTCCCCTCGGATGTCGAAATTACGCTTGTGGATCGGACGCCGTTCCACAGCATGAAAACAGAATTCTACGCGCTGGCTGCAGGCACTGCTTCTGACAACGAAGTACGGGTTCCGTTTCCTGAACACGAGCGCCTGAAAATTGTGAACGGTGAAATTGATGCGATCAAACCGGCGGAAGGGGTAGTCGTCATGGCAGACGGCAATCAGATCACTTATGATGACTTGGTGATCGGATTAGGCTGTGAAGATAAATACCACGGCGTACCGGGTGCTTCCGAGTATACACACAGCATCCAGACGATCGGTAATTCCCGGCGCACATACCAGGCACTACTCAACCTCCCGGCAGGCGCGGTCGTCGGGGTCGTCGGCGCAGGCTTGAGCGGCATTGAGCTTGCGAGTGAACTCCGGGAGAGCCGACCGGATCTGGCTATCAAATTGTTTGATCGCAGCCCACGGATCCTGCGGGACTTCCCGGAACGGATGAGTAATTTTGTGCAGAAATGGTTTGAAAGCAACAAAGTTGAAGTGGTTGCCAACTCCAATATCACAAAAGTGGAACCTGAATTGCTCTATAATCATGAAGACACCATTCCGGTCGATGCCGTGGTTTGGACAGCGGGCATCCAGCCGGTCGGCCCCGTCCGGAATATGAAAGCTGAGTCGGATAACATCGGACGCCTTGTTGTGAACCAGTATCATCAGCTTCCGGATCACACATCCGTCTATGTTGTCGGTGACTGTGCGGCCCTGCCATTTGCGCCTTCTGCTCAGCTGGCGGAAGAACAGGCAGAACAGATCGTAAAAGTGCTCCGGCTGAAATGGGCCAATGAACCGCTTCCTGACACGATGCCTGAGATTAAACTGCAGGGATTCATCGGTTCCCTCGGGAAAAAACAGGGCTTCGCTTATCTGGCTGACCGGACCGTCACAGGACGTGTCGCCCGCCTGTTGAAATCAGGCGTCCTATGGATGTACAAATGGCATAATGGGTGA
- a CDS encoding NUDIX domain-containing protein, whose protein sequence is MADSKRGNVWLGVAGLVMNRTGDWLVVKKRYSGLKGKWSLPAGFVQPGETIDEAGVREVKEETGIFTEPFGMIGFRSGVIKGEVSDNMAIFLLKVADETQMLNPQLMEVYEAKWMAPEQLLREQEVSVMLKEMAGYVLEDGFEVIDGVDPGAVFGYSSYKLFFKTV, encoded by the coding sequence ATGGCAGACAGCAAGAGAGGAAATGTATGGCTTGGTGTAGCCGGCTTAGTGATGAACCGGACGGGAGACTGGTTGGTCGTCAAAAAACGCTACAGTGGATTGAAAGGGAAATGGTCACTGCCTGCGGGGTTTGTTCAGCCCGGGGAAACAATTGATGAAGCGGGCGTTAGAGAAGTGAAGGAAGAGACAGGCATTTTTACCGAACCGTTTGGAATGATTGGTTTCCGCTCTGGTGTAATTAAGGGAGAAGTAAGTGATAATATGGCGATCTTTCTTCTTAAGGTGGCAGATGAGACGCAAATGCTCAATCCGCAGCTGATGGAAGTATACGAAGCAAAGTGGATGGCACCGGAACAACTGCTGCGGGAACAGGAAGTCTCGGTAATGCTGAAAGAAATGGCTGGATATGTACTTGAAGATGGATTTGAAGTGATTGATGGCGTTGATCCCGGTGCGGTATTCGGATATTCTTCCTATAAATTATTTTTCAAAACAGTATGA
- a CDS encoding YuiA family protein translates to MTFKKKANPHECPYCAGQGYFQLRLGGSETCTCCSGSGKNSK, encoded by the coding sequence ATGACATTTAAAAAGAAAGCCAACCCGCATGAATGTCCTTACTGCGCTGGCCAAGGATACTTCCAATTAAGACTCGGTGGCTCTGAAACGTGTACCTGCTGTTCGGGATCGGGAAAAAACAGTAAGTGA
- a CDS encoding YuiB family protein, whose product MDGSLTIVQLIISMLLFFVMFFGIGFLLNMLLRVTWFMAIVYPIVVLLIIDEVGFFDYFADPGNSFALLGDKTASLAGADVAILSAGLGGAVTAGIVMRILRKMGYRMF is encoded by the coding sequence ATGGATGGCTCGCTGACAATCGTACAGCTGATTATCTCGATGCTGCTGTTTTTCGTAATGTTTTTCGGTATTGGTTTTCTATTGAATATGCTGCTGCGTGTGACGTGGTTCATGGCAATTGTTTATCCGATTGTTGTGCTCTTGATCATTGATGAAGTCGGCTTTTTTGATTACTTCGCTGATCCTGGCAATTCGTTTGCGCTTCTTGGCGATAAGACTGCCTCGCTTGCGGGAGCAGATGTCGCAATTTTATCTGCCGGTCTCGGTGGGGCTGTAACTGCGGGTATTGTCATGCGGATATTGCGGAAAATGGGATATCGGATGTTTTAG
- a CDS encoding NAD(P)/FAD-dependent oxidoreductase, protein MKRPSVLILGAGYGGLKTAIELQKEFGTDEADITLINKNDYHYETTWLHEAAAGTLLPEEVRYDIKDVIDSVKVKFVKATVEGIDVDGKRVTTDAGDFSYDYLVVALGFEGETFGIPGLDKYALSIANVRAATYIREHIDYQFALWTTEEVKDDSRLTIVVGGAGFTGIEYLGELANRIPELCKEFDIPREKVRILCVEAAPMVLPGFDEALVKYAVGQLEARGIEFSIGTPVVEATPEGVMIKKGEDTTEFIKAGTVVWAAGIRGNRLIEETSIESNRARVKVEKDLRAPGYPDVFIVGDCALMINEEINRPYPPTAQIALQQAEQAAKNIAALSRGDETHAFHPDLKGTVCSLGEHDAIGVAFDRKVTGKKAAFLKKMIDNRALLMIGGFGLVMKKGKLNVF, encoded by the coding sequence TTGAAAAGACCGTCAGTCTTAATACTGGGAGCGGGATACGGTGGATTGAAAACCGCTATCGAGCTTCAGAAAGAATTCGGAACAGATGAAGCGGATATTACGCTAATCAATAAAAATGACTATCATTACGAGACGACGTGGCTCCATGAAGCTGCAGCAGGCACGCTTCTGCCTGAAGAAGTCCGTTATGACATCAAAGATGTGATTGACAGCGTGAAAGTGAAGTTTGTTAAAGCCACAGTCGAAGGAATCGACGTAGATGGTAAACGGGTGACTACAGACGCGGGCGACTTCTCTTATGATTATCTGGTGGTTGCACTCGGTTTTGAAGGCGAGACGTTTGGCATTCCGGGTCTTGACAAATATGCGCTTTCCATCGCTAATGTACGGGCTGCCACATATATCCGTGAACATATTGATTATCAGTTCGCATTGTGGACAACAGAAGAAGTGAAGGATGATAGCCGTCTGACAATCGTTGTCGGCGGAGCTGGATTTACAGGTATCGAGTACTTGGGTGAACTGGCAAACCGGATTCCGGAACTGTGCAAGGAATTTGATATTCCGCGGGAAAAAGTCCGGATTCTTTGTGTGGAAGCTGCGCCGATGGTACTTCCTGGTTTCGACGAAGCCTTGGTGAAGTATGCGGTCGGTCAGCTTGAAGCAAGAGGTATTGAGTTCTCCATCGGTACGCCGGTAGTTGAAGCGACACCTGAAGGCGTCATGATTAAAAAAGGTGAAGATACTACGGAATTCATCAAAGCCGGTACTGTTGTCTGGGCAGCGGGAATTCGTGGCAACCGACTGATCGAAGAAACATCGATTGAAAGCAACCGTGCACGCGTAAAAGTGGAGAAAGATCTCCGGGCACCTGGATATCCGGATGTCTTTATTGTCGGAGACTGTGCACTGATGATCAATGAAGAGATCAATCGTCCTTACCCGCCAACAGCTCAAATCGCGCTTCAGCAGGCAGAACAGGCTGCGAAAAACATTGCTGCGCTTTCAAGAGGAGACGAAACACATGCATTCCATCCGGATCTGAAGGGAACCGTATGCTCTCTTGGCGAGCATGATGCAATCGGTGTTGCGTTCGACCGGAAAGTGACAGGGAAAAAAGCGGCATTTCTTAAGAAAATGATTGATAACCGCGCCTTACTGATGATCGGCGGATTTGGCCTGGTCATGAAAAAAGGAAAATTGAACGTATTTTGA
- a CDS encoding excalibur calcium-binding domain-containing protein produces the protein MNKNDKGNEKDKNGSDKKNGCFGCIGCLGIIFLILLIFSACGAFTTEEEPEEEIETVAIEEEDSIEEAFEPEEEVMEEPVEEEPNPTVTTDSDRDCGYFATSEDLIAFWNENDYAADNDPHDLDVDEDGLPCEVTQDDYDRFLENKAAQTVEEPEVDEDKVTEEPGAVEEPEVVEEPIEEEPEVVEEPVEPEPEPTPSISYDNCTEVREAGADPIYAGDPGFGEHLDRDGDGVACE, from the coding sequence TTGAATAAAAACGATAAGGGAAACGAAAAAGATAAAAATGGCAGTGATAAGAAAAACGGTTGTTTTGGCTGTATAGGTTGTCTCGGTATTATCTTCCTTATTCTTTTGATTTTTAGCGCTTGTGGTGCTTTTACAACTGAAGAAGAACCTGAAGAAGAAATTGAAACGGTTGCTATAGAGGAAGAGGATTCTATAGAAGAAGCGTTTGAACCAGAAGAGGAAGTTATGGAAGAACCAGTCGAAGAAGAACCGAATCCGACCGTTACTACTGACTCTGATAGGGACTGTGGTTATTTTGCGACTTCTGAAGACCTTATAGCGTTCTGGAATGAAAATGACTATGCAGCTGACAATGACCCACATGATCTTGACGTTGATGAAGATGGACTTCCTTGTGAAGTTACCCAAGATGACTATGATCGTTTCTTGGAAAACAAAGCTGCGCAGACGGTGGAGGAACCAGAAGTTGATGAAGATAAAGTGACCGAAGAACCGGGGGCAGTTGAGGAACCAGAGGTTGTGGAAGAACCGATTGAAGAAGAACCCGAAGTAGTTGAAGAGCCAGTCGAGCCAGAGCCCGAACCGACTCCAAGTATCTCTTATGATAACTGTACCGAAGTTCGCGAGGCTGGTGCTGATCCGATTTATGCCGGCGATCCAGGTTTCGGCGAACATCTGGACCGTGACGGAGATGGTGTTGCTTGTGAATAA
- a CDS encoding YuzB family protein gives MNPIVEFCMSNLANGSQQAFEELEKDTDLDVLEYGCQSYCTQCAMSLYALVNGEIVEAESPEELIKKVYEFIEENPLF, from the coding sequence ATGAATCCAATTGTTGAATTTTGTATGAGTAACTTGGCAAACGGATCCCAGCAGGCGTTCGAAGAGCTTGAAAAGGATACCGACCTGGACGTGCTTGAATATGGCTGCCAAAGCTACTGTACGCAATGCGCCATGTCGCTGTATGCTCTAGTCAATGGTGAAATCGTGGAAGCGGAATCACCTGAGGAACTGATCAAAAAAGTATATGAATTTATAGAAGAAAACCCACTTTTTTAA
- a CDS encoding DDE-type integrase/transposase/recombinase: protein MARTKAEELATHRFQMIAPLLNEKLDAQELQKLRRQICERHGLSERTIRRYVAQFKKEGFEGLKQKPYRSVPRELQDHVVEQAILLRREVPSRSIASIIQILEWDGVVAKGELKRSTLQERLSKQGYSARQMKMYHETSGAVRRFQKRRRNALWHSDIKYGPYLPIGPNGTKKQVYMVAFLDDATRFPLHVAFYPMLDARCVEDAFRESIRKHGVPESVYFDNGKQYRTKWMARTCSKLGTRLLYARPYSPESTGKVERFNRTFDEFLQEVRLEEPKTVDELNGWLDVWVKERYAHKPHSALDGKTPFEAFRNESTQLRSVSAEELAHAFLHAETRKVDKSGCISFQDRKYEVGLNFVGCKVEITFDPQDTRELTVDYPGYDSWKAREMVITEKTGKRPALPEKMTKEPAGSSRLLQGAKKVNADRKAAAVTPSVPAVSFRHIGKGGAEHV from the coding sequence GTGGCAAGGACAAAAGCGGAAGAACTCGCAACCCATCGGTTTCAGATGATTGCGCCTCTATTGAATGAAAAGTTGGATGCCCAGGAACTGCAAAAGCTCCGCCGGCAAATCTGTGAGCGGCACGGCCTCTCCGAACGCACCATCCGACGCTACGTCGCGCAGTTCAAGAAGGAAGGCTTTGAAGGGCTGAAGCAGAAACCATACCGTTCGGTTCCCCGGGAGCTTCAAGATCACGTGGTGGAGCAGGCAATCCTCCTGAGACGAGAGGTTCCGAGCCGGAGCATCGCCTCGATTATCCAGATTCTTGAGTGGGACGGTGTCGTCGCAAAAGGCGAATTGAAGCGCAGCACGTTACAGGAACGCCTGTCAAAACAAGGGTATAGCGCCCGTCAGATGAAAATGTATCATGAGACATCGGGCGCCGTGCGGCGATTTCAGAAACGCCGTCGGAATGCCCTCTGGCATTCGGATATCAAATACGGACCCTACCTGCCGATCGGGCCAAACGGGACGAAGAAACAGGTCTACATGGTGGCGTTCCTGGATGATGCGACCCGCTTCCCGCTCCATGTGGCATTCTATCCGATGTTGGATGCGCGCTGCGTGGAAGATGCATTTCGTGAATCCATCCGGAAGCATGGGGTACCGGAGAGCGTCTACTTCGACAACGGCAAGCAATATCGCACCAAATGGATGGCGCGAACCTGTTCCAAGCTCGGCACACGGCTTTTATATGCCCGCCCCTATTCACCAGAATCGACCGGCAAGGTCGAGCGGTTCAATCGAACCTTTGACGAGTTCCTGCAGGAAGTGCGACTCGAAGAACCGAAGACCGTCGATGAACTGAACGGCTGGTTGGATGTCTGGGTGAAAGAGCGCTACGCCCACAAACCACACAGCGCACTGGACGGCAAGACGCCATTTGAAGCGTTTCGCAACGAATCGACCCAGCTCCGTTCGGTCTCAGCCGAAGAGCTGGCCCATGCCTTCCTGCATGCGGAGACGCGGAAAGTCGATAAATCGGGCTGCATCAGTTTCCAGGACCGCAAATATGAAGTCGGTCTCAACTTTGTCGGCTGCAAGGTGGAAATTACGTTTGATCCGCAGGACACCCGCGAACTGACCGTCGACTATCCAGGTTATGATAGCTGGAAAGCGCGGGAAATGGTCATCACCGAGAAGACTGGGAAGCGACCAGCGCTACCGGAAAAGATGACGAAAGAACCTGCCGGTTCATCTCGCCTCCTGCAAGGGGCCAAAAAAGTGAACGCGGACCGCAAGGCAGCTGCCGTGACACCGAGTGTGCCGGCCGTGAGCTTCCGTCACATCGGAAAAGGGGGTGCGGAACATGTTTGA
- a CDS encoding YuzD family protein — protein MPKELLIEVYGAETVCASCVNAPSSADTFEWLQAAITRKYPEQQFSIDYIDIEKPQADDRKQEIIRQILDDEFFYPLVLIEGEVAGEGYIQLKPISRELEKHGFIPVNQQ, from the coding sequence ATGCCGAAAGAACTTTTAATTGAAGTGTACGGAGCAGAAACCGTCTGCGCCAGCTGCGTGAACGCGCCTTCTTCTGCCGATACATTCGAGTGGCTGCAGGCAGCCATCACCCGAAAATACCCTGAACAGCAATTTTCAATTGACTATATCGATATTGAGAAACCGCAGGCGGATGACCGGAAGCAGGAAATCATCCGGCAGATCCTGGACGACGAATTCTTTTATCCGCTTGTCCTGATTGAAGGCGAAGTCGCCGGCGAAGGCTATATCCAGCTGAAGCCCATCTCCCGGGAATTGGAGAAACACGGATTTATACCAGTAAACCAGCAGTGA
- a CDS encoding DUF6431 domain-containing protein — protein sequence MRCAEKVPCPCCSHTAYKVIGSRERKVREDSGESRTFIIRRLRCRGCEKIHHELPDVIVPYKRYGADVIEEATRPTGHLTVAADESTLYRWRYWFFDLIDYWLFILQSLFIQFRENETSAIDLSSRKLPAHERIGQWFGAEGGWLAKIVRPVANHHFWIHTRSAFLSNSP from the coding sequence ATTAGGTGTGCAGAAAAGGTTCCTTGTCCCTGTTGCAGTCATACAGCGTACAAGGTCATTGGCTCCAGAGAACGGAAAGTAAGAGAAGACAGCGGTGAATCCCGTACATTCATCATTAGACGGTTGCGCTGCAGGGGATGTGAAAAGATCCATCATGAATTACCGGATGTGATTGTGCCCTATAAACGATACGGTGCGGATGTCATCGAGGAGGCGACCCGCCCCACTGGCCACCTGACGGTGGCAGCTGATGAATCGACCCTTTATCGTTGGCGGTATTGGTTCTTTGATCTGATCGATTACTGGCTCTTTATCCTTCAATCTCTCTTCATCCAGTTCCGGGAAAATGAGACCTCAGCGATCGACCTGTCCAGTCGGAAGCTGCCTGCGCATGAGCGAATTGGACAATGGTTTGGTGCAGAAGGCGGATGGCTGGCAAAGATTGTCCGCCCGGTTGCCAACCATCATTTTTGGATACATACCCGTTCTGCCTTTTTGTCCAACAGTCCGTGA
- a CDS encoding divergent PAP2 family protein, with product MEIFSNSPLWLAFFAILFAQFVKVPIYFMVTRQWDWSLITSTGGMPSSHSAAVTALTTAVAYEHGTESTFFAIAAIFAVIVMFDATGVRFQAGQQAAIINQLRADLHFFLEESRTWAQKKEEEKIVELKTLLGHKPSEVFIGALTGIFLSVTFYWIK from the coding sequence ATGGAGATCTTTTCTAATTCACCGTTATGGCTGGCGTTTTTTGCGATTCTGTTCGCACAATTCGTCAAAGTGCCGATTTATTTTATGGTCACCCGCCAATGGGACTGGTCATTGATCACATCGACCGGCGGCATGCCGAGTTCCCACTCCGCTGCAGTAACCGCTCTTACTACTGCTGTAGCTTATGAACATGGAACTGAATCCACGTTTTTTGCAATCGCAGCTATTTTCGCAGTAATCGTTATGTTCGATGCCACCGGTGTCCGTTTTCAGGCAGGGCAGCAGGCGGCAATCATTAATCAACTGCGCGCCGATCTCCATTTTTTCCTGGAAGAGAGCCGAACATGGGCCCAGAAAAAAGAAGAGGAAAAAATCGTAGAATTAAAAACTTTGCTTGGCCATAAACCGAGTGAAGTCTTCATAGGTGCATTGACAGGCATTTTTCTCTCAGTCACCTTTTATTGGATTAAATAA